The following coding sequences are from one Nymphalis io chromosome 5, ilAglIoxx1.1, whole genome shotgun sequence window:
- the LOC126768426 gene encoding uncharacterized protein LOC126768426 isoform X1 — MWVPREDVRECRAAWMAPQLWRSLAFFLAATTLTVAKYAELESWKGGGRPVTSAQEAEDERHDAELLAAVRTSMKQWEIKRSRTRTKRSQGSVCYGEFGCFEDAGPFAYLETLPSPPVEVGTHFLLYSTTSRGDQPLIAIPASNMSAAWSWAARAFNTARPTRVIVHGFGSNCDNVWVYEMRSALMAVEECNVICVDWEGGATMPNYLRAAANTRLVGKQLAMLLQGLAEHIDLRYEDVHLIGFSLGAHVAGFAGSELRNISRITGLDPAGPLFEFQDSKARLDKSDAKFVDVIHSNGETLILGGLGAAQPLGHVDFYPNGGRVQHGCSNLFVGAVSDLVLPWASASIEGRSLCNHRRAYKFFTDSVSPKCHFPAFPCSDYDAFLEGRCFPCDGDHRCGNMGYYADRSLGRGQLYLLTREEEPFCAHQYHVALWASSETGDKPNYGRITLTLHGDSGLNESFPMTKRSERAPSVRFGRVLVPHPALGVPLRASLQYAAYNGWLTAGARAMLLHKLLITDSFGKTSSFCKELRLATDESVQLPLHPGDCKIQETKEPLNETIGETETVVENVTNTPLEDPHDNELPEDNPDRPFVLVDSYEWEDTGDTGRAFGMTNTKTAPSGLIEIAEPVLRPRLRKMPRQRADSPDNNHEISEPILRATQPPRSTTQPPSRKPKNYDVSTTTSDVSSDERAEKETTSFAVQYLPARLASFISRAERYARDTLLPLVSAYAPRLPLFGSREVPKTTARYIPTEDVNVTNSVPIPMPTLEMKIESLRIMGPPGEKREFETPEDPDVPVVISTTTTSSTTTTTTTTTTTTPTTTTTAALRAAPVEMLQVVEGPAASTSTALPPIALRSKGEKILIVYPSNARDERKIKSHSFPEEMQFEALYRHTAEPQAVRVDLPTFTPPVSTENPSQATSTTPSAKSSDSHYIPVPYSNKHDEDIKSKLR; from the exons ACGTCCGTGAATGCCGCGCCGCATGGATGGCGCCGCAACTATGGCGGTCGCTCGCCTTCTTCCTGGCAGCTACCACCCTCACCGTAgctaaat aTGCAGAACTAGAGTCATGGAAAGGAGGTGGAAGACCAGTAACATCAGCGCAGGAGGCTGAAGACGAACGTCATGATGCAGAACTGCTTGCAGCTGTACGTACGTCCATGAAACAATGGGAAATCAAGAGGTCACGCACAAG GACCAAGAGATCACAAGGAAGCGTCTGCTACGGTGAGTTCGGCTGCTTCGAAGATGCGGGTCCATTTGCCTATTTAGAGACGCTGCCGAGTCCGCCTGTGGAGGTCGGAACACATTTTCTCCTCTACTCAACAACCAGcag aggAGATCAGCCACTGATAGCGATTCCAGCGAGTAACATGTCGGCTGCATGGAGCTGGGCGGCGCGTGCATTTAACACGGCGCGCCCTACACGTGTCATTGTTCACGGATTTGGCTCCAACTGCGACAACGTATGGGTGTACGAGATGCGCTCCGCTCTAATGGCAGTC gaAGAGTGCAATGTAATTTGCGTTGACTGGGAAGGGGGGGCTACAATGCCGAATTATCTTCGAGCCGCGGCTAATACGAGACTTGTTGGCAAACAGTTGGCAATGCTCTTGCAAG GCTTAGCTGAACATATCGATTTGCGGTACGAGGACGTTCATCTGATAGGATTTAGTTTGGGTGCACATGTCGCTGGTTTTGCTGGGTCGGAGTTAAGAAATATCAGTCGCATTACAG GCTTAGATCCGGCCGGACCACTATTCGAATTTCAAGATTCTAAAGCTCGTTTAGACAAGTCTGACGCTAAGTTTGTGGACGTGATCCACTCTAACGGCGAGACCTTGATCCTGGGCGGCCTGGGCGCAGCGCAGCCACTGGGTCACGTCGACTTCTACCCTAATGGTGGACGCGTACAACATGGCTGCTCCAATTT GTTTGTTGGTGCAGTATCCGACCTGGTGCTGCCTTGGGCAAGTGCATCAATCGAAGGCCGCTCGCTATGCAACCATCGCCGAGCCTATAAGTTCTTTACCGACTCAGTTTCTCCTAAATGCCACTTTCCTGCGTTTCCTTGTTCGGATTATGATGCATTCTTGGAG GGCCGTTGTTTTCCCTGTGACGGCGACCATCGATGTGGTAATATGGGCTATTACGCGGATCGCTCTCTTGGACGAGGGCAACTTTATCTCCTCACTAGGGAAGAAGAGCCTTTTTGTG CCCACCAGTATCACGTAGCCTTGTGGGCGTCGAGCGAGACGGGCGATAAGCCGAATTACGGACGAATTACACTCACTCTACATGGTGATTCGGGTCTAAATGAATCGTTTCCTATGACCAA GCGGTCGGAGCGAGCGCCGAGCGTGCGGTTCGGTCGCGTGCTGGTGCCGCACCCCGCGCTAGGCGTGCCGCTGCGCGCGTCGCTGCAGTACGCGGCCTACAACGGCTGGCTCACCGCAGGCGCGCGCGCCATGCTGCTGCACAAGCTACTCATCACGGACAGCTTTGGAAAGAC ATCGTCGTTTTGCAAAGAATTGCGGCTCGCAACTGATGAATCAGTCCAATTGCCGTTACATCCGGGAGACTGTAAAATTCAAGAG aCTAAAGAACCATTGAATGAAACAATCGGCGAAACGGAGACCGTCGTAGAAAATGTAACTAATACACCCTTAGAAGACCCACATGATAATGAACTCCCTGAAGACAACCCAGACAGGCCATTTGTATTGGTAGACTCTTACGAATGGGAGGACACTGGAGACACTGGACGCGCTTTTGGTATGACAAATACTAAAACCGCACCAAGTGGACTTATAGAGATTGCTGAACCAGTGTTACGTCCTCGACTTCGCAAAATGCCAAGGCAAAGAGCAGATTCGCCCGACAACAATCACGAGATATCAGAGCCTATTCTTCGTGCTACTCAACCACCCCGAAGCACTACGCAGCCTCCATCTCGCAAACCCAAAAACTATGACGTCTCAACAACAACAAGTGATGTGTCTTCAGACGAGCGAGCCGAAAAAGAAACAACTAGCTTTGCTGTACAATATCTGCCAGCACGACTCGCGTCTTTCATCTCTAGAGCTGAGCGCTACGCTCGAGACACACTTTTACCATTGGTTTCAGCCTACGCTCCTCGTTTGCCTCTATTCGGATCACGCGAAGTTCCAAAGACAACCGCAAGATACATTCCTACCGAAGATGTGAACGTAACTAACTCCGTGCCCATTCCGATGCCAACATTGGAAATGAAGATAGAGTCTCTTCGGATAATGGGTCCTCCGGGAGAAAAACGCGAGTTCGAAACTCCAGAAGATCCCGATGTACCAGTAGTTATTTCTACGACGACTACATCATCTACTACTACTACCACTaccactactactactactacaccAACAACGACAACGACTGCAGCGTTGCGTGCCGCTCCAGTAGAAATGTTACAAGTTGTTGAAGGGCCAGCTGCTTCCACTAGTACAGCACTTCCACCTATTGCCTTGCGTAGCAAAGGCGAAAagatattaatagtatatcCAAGTAACGCCAGGGACGAAAGAAAAATCAAATCGCATTCGTTCCCTGAAGAGATGCAGTTTGAGGCGCTGTACAGGCACACGGCGGAACCCCAGGCGGTACGGGTAGACTTGCCCACATTCACGCCGCCAGTTTCGACTGAAAATCCATCACAAGCAACTTCCACAACTCCGAGCGCAAAATCATCTGACAGTCATTACATTCCAGTTCCATATTCTAATAAACATGATGAAGATATAAAATCTAAACTAAGGTAA
- the LOC126768426 gene encoding uncharacterized protein LOC126768426 isoform X2, with amino-acid sequence MAPQLWRSLAFFLAATTLTVAKYAELESWKGGGRPVTSAQEAEDERHDAELLAAVRTSMKQWEIKRSRTRTKRSQGSVCYGEFGCFEDAGPFAYLETLPSPPVEVGTHFLLYSTTSRGDQPLIAIPASNMSAAWSWAARAFNTARPTRVIVHGFGSNCDNVWVYEMRSALMAVEECNVICVDWEGGATMPNYLRAAANTRLVGKQLAMLLQGLAEHIDLRYEDVHLIGFSLGAHVAGFAGSELRNISRITGLDPAGPLFEFQDSKARLDKSDAKFVDVIHSNGETLILGGLGAAQPLGHVDFYPNGGRVQHGCSNLFVGAVSDLVLPWASASIEGRSLCNHRRAYKFFTDSVSPKCHFPAFPCSDYDAFLEGRCFPCDGDHRCGNMGYYADRSLGRGQLYLLTREEEPFCAHQYHVALWASSETGDKPNYGRITLTLHGDSGLNESFPMTKRSERAPSVRFGRVLVPHPALGVPLRASLQYAAYNGWLTAGARAMLLHKLLITDSFGKTSSFCKELRLATDESVQLPLHPGDCKIQETKEPLNETIGETETVVENVTNTPLEDPHDNELPEDNPDRPFVLVDSYEWEDTGDTGRAFGMTNTKTAPSGLIEIAEPVLRPRLRKMPRQRADSPDNNHEISEPILRATQPPRSTTQPPSRKPKNYDVSTTTSDVSSDERAEKETTSFAVQYLPARLASFISRAERYARDTLLPLVSAYAPRLPLFGSREVPKTTARYIPTEDVNVTNSVPIPMPTLEMKIESLRIMGPPGEKREFETPEDPDVPVVISTTTTSSTTTTTTTTTTTTPTTTTTAALRAAPVEMLQVVEGPAASTSTALPPIALRSKGEKILIVYPSNARDERKIKSHSFPEEMQFEALYRHTAEPQAVRVDLPTFTPPVSTENPSQATSTTPSAKSSDSHYIPVPYSNKHDEDIKSKLR; translated from the exons ATGGCGCCGCAACTATGGCGGTCGCTCGCCTTCTTCCTGGCAGCTACCACCCTCACCGTAgctaaat aTGCAGAACTAGAGTCATGGAAAGGAGGTGGAAGACCAGTAACATCAGCGCAGGAGGCTGAAGACGAACGTCATGATGCAGAACTGCTTGCAGCTGTACGTACGTCCATGAAACAATGGGAAATCAAGAGGTCACGCACAAG GACCAAGAGATCACAAGGAAGCGTCTGCTACGGTGAGTTCGGCTGCTTCGAAGATGCGGGTCCATTTGCCTATTTAGAGACGCTGCCGAGTCCGCCTGTGGAGGTCGGAACACATTTTCTCCTCTACTCAACAACCAGcag aggAGATCAGCCACTGATAGCGATTCCAGCGAGTAACATGTCGGCTGCATGGAGCTGGGCGGCGCGTGCATTTAACACGGCGCGCCCTACACGTGTCATTGTTCACGGATTTGGCTCCAACTGCGACAACGTATGGGTGTACGAGATGCGCTCCGCTCTAATGGCAGTC gaAGAGTGCAATGTAATTTGCGTTGACTGGGAAGGGGGGGCTACAATGCCGAATTATCTTCGAGCCGCGGCTAATACGAGACTTGTTGGCAAACAGTTGGCAATGCTCTTGCAAG GCTTAGCTGAACATATCGATTTGCGGTACGAGGACGTTCATCTGATAGGATTTAGTTTGGGTGCACATGTCGCTGGTTTTGCTGGGTCGGAGTTAAGAAATATCAGTCGCATTACAG GCTTAGATCCGGCCGGACCACTATTCGAATTTCAAGATTCTAAAGCTCGTTTAGACAAGTCTGACGCTAAGTTTGTGGACGTGATCCACTCTAACGGCGAGACCTTGATCCTGGGCGGCCTGGGCGCAGCGCAGCCACTGGGTCACGTCGACTTCTACCCTAATGGTGGACGCGTACAACATGGCTGCTCCAATTT GTTTGTTGGTGCAGTATCCGACCTGGTGCTGCCTTGGGCAAGTGCATCAATCGAAGGCCGCTCGCTATGCAACCATCGCCGAGCCTATAAGTTCTTTACCGACTCAGTTTCTCCTAAATGCCACTTTCCTGCGTTTCCTTGTTCGGATTATGATGCATTCTTGGAG GGCCGTTGTTTTCCCTGTGACGGCGACCATCGATGTGGTAATATGGGCTATTACGCGGATCGCTCTCTTGGACGAGGGCAACTTTATCTCCTCACTAGGGAAGAAGAGCCTTTTTGTG CCCACCAGTATCACGTAGCCTTGTGGGCGTCGAGCGAGACGGGCGATAAGCCGAATTACGGACGAATTACACTCACTCTACATGGTGATTCGGGTCTAAATGAATCGTTTCCTATGACCAA GCGGTCGGAGCGAGCGCCGAGCGTGCGGTTCGGTCGCGTGCTGGTGCCGCACCCCGCGCTAGGCGTGCCGCTGCGCGCGTCGCTGCAGTACGCGGCCTACAACGGCTGGCTCACCGCAGGCGCGCGCGCCATGCTGCTGCACAAGCTACTCATCACGGACAGCTTTGGAAAGAC ATCGTCGTTTTGCAAAGAATTGCGGCTCGCAACTGATGAATCAGTCCAATTGCCGTTACATCCGGGAGACTGTAAAATTCAAGAG aCTAAAGAACCATTGAATGAAACAATCGGCGAAACGGAGACCGTCGTAGAAAATGTAACTAATACACCCTTAGAAGACCCACATGATAATGAACTCCCTGAAGACAACCCAGACAGGCCATTTGTATTGGTAGACTCTTACGAATGGGAGGACACTGGAGACACTGGACGCGCTTTTGGTATGACAAATACTAAAACCGCACCAAGTGGACTTATAGAGATTGCTGAACCAGTGTTACGTCCTCGACTTCGCAAAATGCCAAGGCAAAGAGCAGATTCGCCCGACAACAATCACGAGATATCAGAGCCTATTCTTCGTGCTACTCAACCACCCCGAAGCACTACGCAGCCTCCATCTCGCAAACCCAAAAACTATGACGTCTCAACAACAACAAGTGATGTGTCTTCAGACGAGCGAGCCGAAAAAGAAACAACTAGCTTTGCTGTACAATATCTGCCAGCACGACTCGCGTCTTTCATCTCTAGAGCTGAGCGCTACGCTCGAGACACACTTTTACCATTGGTTTCAGCCTACGCTCCTCGTTTGCCTCTATTCGGATCACGCGAAGTTCCAAAGACAACCGCAAGATACATTCCTACCGAAGATGTGAACGTAACTAACTCCGTGCCCATTCCGATGCCAACATTGGAAATGAAGATAGAGTCTCTTCGGATAATGGGTCCTCCGGGAGAAAAACGCGAGTTCGAAACTCCAGAAGATCCCGATGTACCAGTAGTTATTTCTACGACGACTACATCATCTACTACTACTACCACTaccactactactactactacaccAACAACGACAACGACTGCAGCGTTGCGTGCCGCTCCAGTAGAAATGTTACAAGTTGTTGAAGGGCCAGCTGCTTCCACTAGTACAGCACTTCCACCTATTGCCTTGCGTAGCAAAGGCGAAAagatattaatagtatatcCAAGTAACGCCAGGGACGAAAGAAAAATCAAATCGCATTCGTTCCCTGAAGAGATGCAGTTTGAGGCGCTGTACAGGCACACGGCGGAACCCCAGGCGGTACGGGTAGACTTGCCCACATTCACGCCGCCAGTTTCGACTGAAAATCCATCACAAGCAACTTCCACAACTCCGAGCGCAAAATCATCTGACAGTCATTACATTCCAGTTCCATATTCTAATAAACATGATGAAGATATAAAATCTAAACTAAGGTAA